Proteins co-encoded in one Kutzneria chonburiensis genomic window:
- the ruvX gene encoding Holliday junction resolvase RuvX — MVRSKDKRRPVPEFLPGPGRRLGVDVGSVRVGVALSDPSPMLASPLVTLPRDGSVDALVALVREHEVVELVVGLPRTLAGKHGTAAEIATEFAGQLAERLDMPVRLADERLTTVTATRVLADAGVRGRRQRAVVDQAAAVEILQAWLDARAAALAREGRP, encoded by the coding sequence GTGGTTCGTAGCAAGGACAAGCGGCGGCCGGTCCCGGAGTTCCTGCCGGGGCCGGGCCGCCGCCTTGGCGTCGACGTCGGTTCCGTTCGGGTCGGCGTCGCGTTGAGCGACCCGTCGCCGATGCTGGCGTCTCCGCTGGTCACGCTGCCGCGCGACGGCAGCGTGGATGCCCTGGTGGCGCTGGTTCGGGAGCACGAGGTCGTGGAGCTGGTCGTCGGGCTGCCGCGGACGCTGGCCGGCAAGCACGGCACGGCCGCCGAGATCGCCACCGAGTTCGCCGGCCAGTTGGCTGAACGGCTCGACATGCCGGTGCGTCTAGCCGATGAGAGGCTGACCACGGTCACCGCGACCAGGGTGCTCGCCGATGCCGGCGTGCGTGGTCGGCGGCAGCGTGCCGTCGTCGACCAGGCCGCCGCCGTGGAGATCCTCCAGGCGTGGCTGGACGCGCGGGCCGCCGCACTCGCCAGGGAGGGCAGGCCGTGA
- the mltG gene encoding endolytic transglycosylase MltG, with translation MNDVNDQVEQHEDGFDLFESDEDAGGRGKKRKPRRKVVLLSILLVVLIGGGWGAYYGAGSYLGIGSYGNYGGDGDQDVLVRVDNGATTRDIADMLQSQDVVRTVRAFLNASAGNAEIGNVQPGFYVMKTHMSGDAAVTRLIAPASRVGNVQIKAGTQLDDTKNPDNSVKPGILSQLAAASCVTLNGTKSCVSADDVKKAAQTADPAKLGIPSWAAPAVAKADPVHRLEGLMVSGVYDVKPGTDAVTLLRSMLTQSGAKLATLPQTSQDTGMSPYQILVIASLIEREAITSDFAKVSRVIYNRLAQGIPMGDDSTINYVLDQPLIRTSDENRAKPGPYNTYLNTGLMPTPISSPSPEALAAAQKPADGPWLFFVKCDKDGNSCFAVTQAEQDENAHKAQAAGVF, from the coding sequence GTGAACGACGTGAACGACCAGGTCGAGCAGCACGAGGACGGGTTCGATCTCTTCGAGAGCGACGAGGACGCCGGCGGCCGCGGGAAGAAGCGCAAGCCACGCCGCAAGGTCGTGCTGCTGTCCATCCTGCTGGTGGTGTTGATCGGCGGCGGCTGGGGCGCGTACTACGGCGCCGGCTCCTACCTGGGCATCGGCAGTTACGGCAACTACGGCGGCGACGGCGACCAGGACGTGCTGGTGCGCGTGGACAACGGCGCCACCACCCGGGACATCGCCGACATGCTCCAGTCCCAGGACGTGGTGCGGACCGTGCGGGCGTTCCTGAACGCCTCGGCCGGCAACGCCGAGATCGGCAACGTGCAGCCCGGTTTCTACGTGATGAAGACGCACATGTCCGGCGACGCGGCGGTGACCCGGCTGATCGCGCCGGCCAGCCGCGTCGGCAACGTGCAGATCAAGGCGGGCACGCAGCTCGACGACACCAAGAACCCCGACAACTCGGTGAAGCCGGGCATCCTGTCCCAGCTGGCCGCGGCCAGCTGCGTGACGCTCAACGGCACCAAGAGCTGCGTGTCGGCCGACGACGTGAAGAAGGCCGCGCAGACCGCCGACCCGGCCAAGCTGGGCATCCCCAGCTGGGCCGCGCCGGCCGTGGCCAAGGCCGACCCCGTGCACCGGCTGGAGGGGCTGATGGTCTCCGGCGTGTACGACGTCAAGCCGGGCACCGACGCCGTCACGCTGCTGCGGTCGATGCTGACCCAGTCCGGGGCCAAGCTGGCCACGCTGCCGCAGACCTCGCAGGACACCGGTATGTCGCCGTACCAGATCCTGGTCATCGCCTCGCTGATCGAGCGCGAGGCCATCACCTCGGACTTCGCCAAGGTGTCGCGGGTGATCTACAACCGGCTGGCCCAGGGCATCCCGATGGGCGACGACTCGACCATCAACTACGTGCTCGACCAGCCGTTGATCCGGACGTCCGACGAGAACCGGGCCAAGCCGGGGCCGTACAACACGTACCTGAACACCGGCCTCATGCCGACGCCGATCTCCTCGCCGAGCCCGGAGGCGCTGGCCGCCGCGCAGAAGCCGGCCGACGGCCCGTGGCTGTTCTTCGTCAAGTGCGACAAGGACGGCAACTCCTGTTTCGCCGTCACCCAGGCCGAGCAGGACGAGAACGCCCACAAGGCCCAAGCGGCGGGAGTGTTCTAG
- a CDS encoding shikimate dehydrogenase — MGSRQAAVLGSPIEHSLSPVLHGAAYRELGLDWTFSRVLCTAEELPAFVDGLGPEWAGLAVTMPGKRAALAYATELTRVAELVGAANTLVPRDGGWLADCTDVEGIVGSLTAAGGVPDGGRAVVLGAGGTATAALTALEAFKIPAATIVVRDPARADEALACASRVGLDVDLIRWDTADFAALCGEADLVVSTVPTGAVEAVASDIVRAGCVFDVIYHPWPTPLALAAQKQRTRLVTGLDMLLHQAFAQVRWFTGQDAPREAMRVALRSATATELQLPV, encoded by the coding sequence GTGGGGTCACGGCAGGCGGCGGTCTTAGGCTCGCCGATCGAGCATTCGCTGTCGCCGGTGCTGCACGGCGCGGCGTATCGGGAGCTGGGGCTCGACTGGACGTTCTCGCGCGTGTTGTGCACCGCCGAGGAGCTGCCCGCGTTCGTCGACGGGCTCGGGCCGGAGTGGGCCGGGCTGGCCGTGACCATGCCCGGCAAGCGGGCCGCGTTGGCGTACGCCACCGAGCTGACCCGCGTCGCCGAGCTCGTCGGTGCCGCGAACACCTTGGTGCCTCGTGACGGCGGTTGGCTGGCCGACTGCACGGACGTCGAGGGCATCGTGGGGTCGCTGACCGCCGCCGGGGGAGTGCCCGACGGTGGCCGGGCCGTGGTGCTCGGGGCCGGCGGGACCGCGACCGCCGCGCTGACCGCGTTGGAGGCCTTCAAGATCCCCGCCGCCACGATCGTCGTGCGGGACCCCGCTCGGGCCGATGAGGCGTTGGCCTGCGCCTCGCGCGTCGGGCTCGACGTCGACCTGATCCGCTGGGACACGGCCGATTTCGCCGCTTTGTGCGGCGAGGCGGATCTGGTCGTCAGCACCGTGCCGACCGGGGCCGTTGAAGCGGTTGCCTCGGACATCGTCCGGGCCGGCTGCGTTTTCGACGTCATCTACCACCCGTGGCCGACGCCCTTGGCTTTGGCGGCGCAGAAGCAGCGCACCCGGCTCGTCACCGGGTTGGACATGCTGCTGCACCAGGCTTTCGCGCAGGTTCGTTGGTTCACCGGCCAGGACGCTCCCCGTGAGGCGATGCGGGTGGCCCTGCGTTCCGCCACCGCCACCGAGCTCCAGCTCCCCGTCTAG
- a CDS encoding glycoside hydrolase family 18 protein, with translation MPRTRGRVAVAAAVIAMAGPLLAVPAVAATANHHPRQDDGRVVSAYFADWDVYGRAYNVKDIPADKLNVIQYAFGAPTFDQATGAVGCSILDPWADYQRPIDASLAVDGVGDVAGQPLFGNFNQLLKLKKAHPGLKVEISLGGWTKSTYFSDVAATAQRRQDFVKSCVDTFINGNIPGLAPGAAKGVFDGIDIDWEYPTQFAGGNPDAGPADKHNATLLMQEFRRQLGADHLLTAAFPATSKAGDYWELNAAIAPMNWVNVMTYDYNIPSGGVAAPDTLFTHSFRDPNAADPSWNTVGTVQYYLAAGIPPNKIVVGVPFYGNQYLRSSGLWEKSDNSGLDPNSLVPDQKPQPTYHDLVDTAKIVGAGGYTANWDVQSGEPWLFNPAGVHNLCSTFAADGTCAAPYVATVPTVIAYSDPKSVAERTTLIKGWGLRGAMAWEISQDSDSHALISALSPLLK, from the coding sequence ATGCCCCGCACCAGAGGCAGGGTCGCCGTCGCGGCGGCCGTGATCGCGATGGCCGGCCCGTTGCTGGCGGTTCCGGCCGTGGCCGCGACTGCCAACCACCACCCCCGACAGGACGACGGCCGCGTCGTGTCGGCCTACTTCGCCGACTGGGACGTCTACGGACGGGCCTACAACGTCAAGGACATCCCGGCCGACAAGCTGAACGTCATCCAGTACGCGTTCGGCGCGCCCACGTTCGACCAGGCCACCGGCGCCGTCGGGTGCTCGATCCTGGACCCGTGGGCCGACTACCAGCGGCCGATCGACGCGTCGCTGGCCGTCGACGGCGTCGGCGATGTCGCCGGGCAGCCGCTGTTCGGCAACTTCAACCAGCTGCTCAAGCTGAAGAAGGCCCACCCCGGTCTCAAGGTGGAGATCTCCCTCGGCGGCTGGACGAAGTCCACGTATTTCAGTGACGTCGCGGCGACCGCGCAGCGCCGCCAGGACTTCGTGAAGTCCTGTGTGGACACTTTCATCAACGGCAACATCCCGGGCCTGGCCCCGGGTGCGGCCAAGGGCGTGTTCGACGGCATCGACATCGACTGGGAGTACCCGACCCAGTTCGCCGGCGGCAACCCGGATGCCGGGCCCGCCGACAAGCACAACGCCACGCTGCTCATGCAGGAGTTCCGTCGCCAGCTCGGCGCGGACCACCTGCTCACGGCGGCGTTCCCGGCCACCTCCAAGGCCGGTGACTACTGGGAGCTCAACGCGGCGATCGCGCCGATGAACTGGGTCAACGTCATGACCTACGACTACAACATCCCCAGTGGTGGCGTCGCCGCGCCCGACACCCTGTTCACGCACAGCTTCCGCGACCCCAACGCCGCGGACCCGTCGTGGAACACCGTGGGCACGGTCCAGTACTACCTGGCCGCCGGCATCCCGCCGAACAAGATCGTCGTCGGCGTTCCCTTCTACGGCAACCAGTACCTGCGGTCGAGCGGCCTGTGGGAGAAGTCCGACAACAGCGGCCTCGACCCCAACAGCCTGGTGCCCGACCAGAAGCCGCAGCCGACGTACCACGACCTCGTCGACACCGCCAAGATCGTCGGTGCTGGTGGCTACACGGCCAACTGGGACGTTCAGTCCGGCGAGCCCTGGCTGTTCAACCCGGCCGGCGTGCACAACCTGTGCTCGACCTTCGCCGCCGACGGGACCTGCGCCGCTCCTTACGTGGCAACGGTTCCGACCGTGATCGCCTACTCGGACCCCAAGTCCGTTGCCGAGCGCACCACGCTCATCAAGGGCTGGGGGCTGCGCGGGGCGATGGCGTGGGAGATCAGCCAGGACTCCGACAGCCACGCGCTCATCTCCGCGCTGTCGCCGCTGTTGAAGTGA
- a CDS encoding HPr family phosphocarrier protein → MPELRVTVASKVGLHARPAALLAKAAAGQAVPVSIRKEGGEQVDAASVLGLMTLGAMHGDEVILSAEGAGADQALETVAALIATDHDEA, encoded by the coding sequence ATGCCGGAACTTCGGGTCACCGTGGCCAGCAAGGTGGGTTTGCACGCTCGGCCGGCCGCTCTGCTGGCCAAGGCTGCCGCCGGGCAGGCCGTGCCCGTCTCCATCCGCAAGGAGGGTGGCGAGCAGGTCGACGCCGCCAGCGTGCTGGGCCTGATGACGCTGGGCGCGATGCACGGTGACGAGGTGATCCTGTCCGCCGAAGGAGCCGGTGCGGACCAGGCCCTTGAGACGGTCGCGGCGCTCATCGCCACCGACCACGACGAGGCCTGA
- a CDS encoding PTS transporter subunit EIIC, whose translation MSASAPTVAGGNKGLAGLQRLGRSLMLPIATLPAAGLLLRLGQDDLLGSFKNDFMQKVAAIFAAAGGGLFNYLPLLFAVGIAIGFARKGDGSTAVAAVVGFVVFTQVVQVFAPVQAKKVGDAPIPPGGWPYGVLAGILVGIVSALMWQRFYRTKLPPYLAFFGGRRFVPIVNSLVMIVLGIIFGLLYPIFNSGLTAFGNFVSNNPIVGGGIYGVVNRLLIPFGLHNVINSVVWFLSGHFTGADGKEVTGDLTRFFAHDPSAGGYMTGFFPIFMFALPAAALAIWQTAKPSQKKIVGGIMISAALTAFLTGVTEPIEFSFMFVAWPLYIIHAILTGTSLAIVNALGIHDGFSFSAGAIDFVINWGIAQKPWLLLIIGVIYGLIYYFAFRFVIIKWNLRTPGREDDADEQIAEGGSVPETTSSRNQSS comes from the coding sequence ATGAGTGCCAGCGCCCCCACGGTGGCCGGCGGCAACAAGGGTCTGGCCGGGCTGCAACGCCTCGGCCGGAGCCTGATGCTGCCGATCGCGACGCTGCCCGCCGCCGGCTTGTTGCTGCGGCTCGGTCAGGACGACCTGCTCGGTAGCTTCAAGAACGACTTCATGCAGAAGGTCGCGGCGATCTTCGCCGCGGCGGGCGGTGGGTTGTTCAACTACCTGCCCCTGCTGTTCGCGGTCGGCATCGCGATCGGCTTCGCCCGCAAGGGCGACGGCTCCACCGCCGTCGCGGCGGTCGTCGGTTTTGTGGTGTTCACCCAGGTCGTCCAGGTGTTCGCGCCGGTGCAGGCCAAGAAGGTCGGTGACGCCCCGATCCCGCCCGGCGGCTGGCCGTACGGCGTGCTCGCCGGCATCCTGGTCGGCATCGTGTCGGCCCTGATGTGGCAGCGCTTCTACCGCACGAAGCTCCCCCCGTACCTGGCCTTCTTCGGTGGTCGCCGGTTCGTGCCGATCGTCAACTCGCTGGTCATGATCGTGCTGGGCATCATCTTCGGCCTGCTGTACCCGATCTTCAACAGCGGCCTGACCGCGTTCGGCAACTTCGTCTCGAACAACCCGATCGTCGGCGGCGGCATCTACGGTGTGGTCAACCGCCTGCTGATCCCGTTCGGTCTGCACAACGTCATCAACTCCGTGGTGTGGTTCCTCAGCGGCCACTTCACCGGCGCCGACGGCAAGGAGGTCACGGGCGACCTGACCCGCTTCTTCGCCCACGACCCGAGCGCCGGCGGCTACATGACCGGCTTCTTCCCGATCTTCATGTTCGCCCTGCCGGCGGCCGCGCTGGCCATCTGGCAGACCGCGAAGCCGTCCCAGAAGAAGATCGTCGGCGGCATCATGATCTCGGCCGCGCTGACCGCGTTCCTGACCGGTGTGACCGAGCCGATCGAGTTCTCGTTCATGTTCGTGGCGTGGCCGCTGTACATCATCCACGCCATCCTGACCGGCACCTCGCTGGCCATCGTGAACGCGCTGGGCATCCATGACGGCTTCTCGTTCTCGGCCGGTGCCATCGACTTCGTCATCAACTGGGGCATCGCCCAGAAGCCCTGGCTGTTGTTGATCATCGGCGTGATCTACGGCCTGATCTACTACTTCGCGTTCCGCTTCGTGATCATCAAGTGGAACCTCCGCACCCCGGGTCGTGAGGACGACGCCGACGAGCAGATCGCCGAGGGCGGCTCCGTGCCCGAGACGACCAGCTCCCGCAACCAGTCCAGCTAG
- a CDS encoding GntR family transcriptional regulator, with protein MAVFDGVSGTGDRIVDGPKPKHAQLREILRKLAQQDLPPGSPIPSERDLAEQYGVSRLTVRAAVGQLVAEGLLARARGRGTFTAQRRMEAQLYLESFTDDMRRRGHEPGTEVLSCAHEVPPPAAAAALGLESTDSAYRLFRLRRADGTPLAVERGWYNAGRLSGLLDLDLTRSLYTLMAEHFGVQLSHGRQTVWAEAADRETARLLGVRTGSPVLVFRRISTADGEAIEDMTSWYRGDLYQVTMQLDRGDPGSGPLSAHGGNR; from the coding sequence ATGGCCGTGTTCGACGGTGTTTCGGGCACCGGTGACCGGATCGTCGACGGCCCCAAGCCCAAGCATGCCCAGCTGCGGGAAATCCTGCGCAAGCTGGCCCAGCAGGACCTGCCGCCCGGCTCCCCCATCCCGTCCGAACGCGACCTGGCCGAGCAGTACGGCGTGTCGCGGCTCACGGTGCGGGCCGCGGTCGGCCAGCTGGTCGCCGAAGGCCTGCTGGCCAGGGCGCGTGGCCGTGGCACGTTCACCGCGCAGCGGCGGATGGAGGCCCAGCTCTATCTGGAGTCCTTCACCGACGACATGCGGCGGCGTGGGCACGAGCCCGGCACCGAGGTGCTGTCCTGCGCCCACGAGGTGCCGCCGCCCGCGGCGGCCGCCGCGCTGGGGCTGGAGTCCACCGACTCGGCGTACCGACTGTTCCGGCTGCGCCGGGCCGACGGCACGCCGCTGGCGGTCGAACGCGGCTGGTACAACGCCGGCCGGCTGTCCGGCCTGCTCGACCTCGACCTGACCCGGTCGCTGTACACGCTGATGGCCGAGCATTTCGGCGTGCAGCTCAGCCACGGCCGGCAGACGGTGTGGGCCGAGGCGGCCGACCGCGAGACCGCTCGTCTGCTGGGGGTTCGCACCGGTTCGCCGGTGCTGGTGTTCCGACGGATCTCGACCGCCGACGGCGAGGCCATCGAGGACATGACGTCCTGGTACCGGGGCGACCTCTACCAGGTAACCATGCAATTGGACCGGGGCGACCCGGGTTCCGGTCCGCTTTCCGCCCACGGAGGAAACCGATGA
- a CDS encoding PTS glucose/sucrose transporter subunit IIB — MADDRAAQIIAAIGGADNIIEIEPCITRLRCELEDGSKVDEAALKKIGAHGVIRAGSVVQIIVGPEADTIASDIEDLL; from the coding sequence ATGGCAGACGACAGGGCGGCGCAGATCATCGCCGCGATCGGCGGCGCTGACAACATCATCGAGATCGAGCCGTGCATCACGCGGCTGCGCTGCGAGCTCGAGGACGGGTCCAAGGTGGACGAGGCCGCGCTCAAGAAGATCGGCGCGCACGGCGTCATCCGCGCGGGTTCCGTGGTCCAGATCATCGTCGGCCCCGAGGCGGACACGATCGCCTCCGACATCGAGGACCTGCTGTGA
- a CDS encoding PTS sugar transporter subunit IIA: MSVKVLSPVKGVLAPITEVPDPVFAQAMVGPGLAVHPELTAGDAVSPVDGTVVTLHPHAFVVATAEGPAVLVHLGIDTVKLKGEGFTLHVAKGDSVKAGQPVIGWDPKAIEDGGRSPICPVVALDATAENLVDVREPGPVEAGDTLFTWQR; the protein is encoded by the coding sequence GTGAGTGTCAAAGTCCTGAGCCCCGTCAAGGGTGTGCTCGCGCCGATCACCGAGGTTCCGGACCCGGTGTTCGCGCAGGCGATGGTCGGCCCCGGCCTGGCCGTGCACCCGGAGCTCACCGCCGGTGACGCGGTGTCCCCGGTGGACGGCACGGTCGTCACGCTGCACCCGCACGCGTTCGTGGTCGCGACCGCGGAGGGCCCGGCGGTGCTGGTGCACCTGGGCATCGACACGGTCAAGCTCAAGGGCGAGGGTTTTACGCTGCACGTGGCCAAGGGCGACTCGGTCAAGGCCGGCCAGCCGGTGATCGGCTGGGACCCGAAGGCGATCGAGGACGGCGGCCGCTCGCCGATCTGCCCGGTCGTGGCACTGGACGCGACCGCGGAGAACCTGGTCGACGTGCGCGAGCCCGGCCCGGTCGAGGCCGGTGACACGCTGTTCACCTGGCAGCGCTGA
- the aroC gene encoding chorismate synthase: MLRWITAGESHGPALVGVLEGMIAGVSVTTEDLSVQLARRRLGFGRSPRMDFETDKVEFLGGVRHGLSQGGPIAVHIDNAEWPKWQKVMAADPVDPAELEGSARNAPLTRPRPGHADLPGMQKYGFDEARPVLERASARETAERVALGTVARNLLRQVLGAEIVSHVVSIGAAECSPDAPLPKPEDLAAIDENPVRAFDAAGTEAMVAEVEAAKKDGDTLGGVIEAIVYGLPPGLGSHVHWDRRLDARLAGALMGIQAMKGVEIGDGFTTAHRRGSQAHDEIDRGPGITGVTRRSNRAGGLEGGITNGEPLRVRVAMKPISTVPRALATVDVETGEAAVAIHQRSDICAVPRAGVVVESVVALVLADALLEKFGGDSLAETRHNVEGYLKSLQDRW, encoded by the coding sequence GTGCTGCGCTGGATCACCGCTGGAGAATCGCACGGACCCGCGCTGGTCGGTGTCCTTGAGGGCATGATCGCCGGAGTGTCCGTCACCACCGAGGACCTCTCGGTGCAACTGGCCCGTCGGCGGCTGGGCTTCGGCCGCAGCCCGCGGATGGACTTCGAGACGGACAAGGTCGAGTTCCTCGGCGGTGTGCGCCACGGCCTGTCCCAGGGCGGGCCGATCGCCGTGCACATCGACAACGCCGAATGGCCGAAGTGGCAGAAGGTGATGGCCGCCGACCCGGTCGACCCGGCCGAGCTGGAGGGGTCCGCCCGCAACGCGCCGCTGACCCGGCCGCGTCCCGGCCACGCCGACCTGCCGGGCATGCAGAAGTACGGCTTCGACGAGGCCCGGCCGGTGCTGGAGCGGGCGAGCGCCCGCGAGACGGCCGAGCGGGTGGCGCTGGGCACGGTGGCCCGCAACCTGCTGCGCCAGGTGCTGGGCGCCGAGATCGTCAGCCACGTGGTGTCCATCGGCGCCGCGGAGTGCTCGCCGGACGCCCCGCTGCCCAAGCCGGAGGACCTGGCCGCGATCGACGAGAACCCGGTGCGGGCCTTCGACGCGGCCGGCACCGAGGCCATGGTGGCCGAGGTCGAGGCGGCCAAGAAGGACGGCGACACGCTGGGCGGCGTGATCGAGGCCATCGTCTACGGCCTGCCGCCGGGCCTGGGCTCGCACGTGCACTGGGACCGCCGCCTCGACGCGCGGCTGGCCGGCGCGCTGATGGGTATCCAGGCCATGAAGGGCGTGGAGATCGGCGACGGCTTCACCACCGCGCACCGCCGCGGCAGCCAGGCCCACGACGAGATCGACCGCGGCCCCGGCATCACCGGCGTCACGCGGCGGTCGAACCGGGCCGGCGGCCTTGAGGGCGGCATCACCAACGGCGAGCCGCTGCGCGTGCGCGTGGCGATGAAGCCCATTTCGACGGTGCCGCGCGCGCTGGCCACGGTCGACGTGGAGACGGGCGAGGCGGCGGTGGCCATCCACCAGCGCTCGGACATCTGCGCGGTGCCGCGGGCCGGCGTGGTCGTGGAGTCGGTGGTGGCGCTGGTGCTGGCCGACGCGCTGCTGGAGAAGTTCGGCGGCGACTCGCTGGCCGAGACCCGGCACAACGTCGAGGGCTACCTGAAGTCGCTGCAGGACCGCTGGTGA
- a CDS encoding shikimate kinase, with amino-acid sequence MSPKAVVVGPPGAGKTTVGELLADKLGVPFRDVDADIVELAGKPIADIFTDDGEAEFRRIEGEAVARALLEHDGVLALGGGAVLAESTRKLLAEHTVVFLNVGMAEGVRRTGLSTARPLLAGVNPRATFRALLDARLPLYREVATVEIDTDKHEPAGIVDEVVKALTEGS; translated from the coding sequence GTGAGTCCGAAAGCAGTGGTGGTCGGCCCGCCGGGCGCGGGCAAGACCACCGTCGGCGAGCTGTTGGCGGACAAGCTGGGCGTGCCGTTCCGTGACGTCGACGCAGACATCGTCGAGCTGGCCGGCAAGCCGATCGCCGACATCTTCACCGATGACGGCGAGGCGGAGTTCCGGCGCATCGAGGGCGAGGCGGTGGCCCGCGCGCTGCTGGAGCACGACGGCGTGCTGGCGCTGGGCGGCGGCGCAGTGTTGGCCGAGTCGACCCGCAAGCTGCTGGCCGAGCACACGGTCGTCTTCCTCAACGTCGGCATGGCCGAGGGCGTGCGCCGCACCGGCCTGTCCACGGCGCGCCCGCTGCTGGCCGGTGTGAACCCCCGGGCCACGTTCCGCGCGCTGCTGGACGCCCGGCTGCCGCTGTACCGCGAGGTCGCCACCGTCGAGATCGACACCGACAAGCACGAGCCCGCGGGCATCGTCGACGAGGTCGTCAAAGCACTCACCGAAGGAAGCTGA
- the aroB gene encoding 3-dehydroquinate synthase: MSDPTRIHVAAERPYDVIVGRGLLGDLVDTLKGVPTVAILHQPTLTATAEAVRDELAAAGIDAHRVEIPDAEDGKALAVAGFAWEVLGRIGLDRTGAVIGLGGGAVTDLAGFVAGTWLRGVKVVHVPTTLLGMVDAAVGGKAGINTDAGKNLVGVFHEPTAVLVDLATLETLPANELVAGMAEVVKAGFLNDPRILELIEADPKAAVDPAGEVIGELVTRAIQYKASVVSSDLREAGQREFLNYGHTLGHAIERRERYRWRHGAAVSVGLVFAAELARLAGRLDDATADRHRSVLTSLGLPVNYEPGALPQLMEGMRNDKKTRAGVLRFVVLDGLAKPGRLEGPDPSLIAAAYSVIAGEEPSSGKVLL; this comes from the coding sequence ATGTCCGACCCGACCCGCATCCACGTGGCCGCGGAGCGCCCCTACGACGTCATCGTCGGGCGGGGCCTGCTCGGCGACCTGGTCGACACGCTCAAGGGCGTGCCGACGGTGGCGATCCTGCACCAGCCCACGCTGACCGCGACGGCCGAGGCCGTGCGGGATGAGCTGGCGGCCGCCGGCATCGACGCGCACCGGGTGGAGATCCCGGACGCCGAGGACGGCAAGGCGCTGGCGGTGGCCGGTTTCGCCTGGGAGGTGCTGGGCCGGATCGGTCTCGACCGCACGGGTGCGGTGATCGGCCTCGGCGGCGGCGCGGTGACCGACCTGGCCGGCTTCGTCGCCGGCACGTGGCTGCGCGGCGTGAAGGTCGTGCACGTGCCGACCACGCTGCTGGGCATGGTGGACGCGGCGGTCGGCGGCAAGGCCGGCATCAACACCGACGCCGGCAAGAACCTGGTCGGGGTGTTCCACGAGCCCACGGCCGTGCTGGTCGACCTGGCCACGCTGGAGACGCTGCCGGCCAACGAGCTGGTCGCCGGCATGGCCGAGGTGGTCAAGGCCGGGTTCCTCAACGACCCTCGGATCCTGGAGCTGATCGAGGCCGACCCGAAGGCCGCGGTCGATCCGGCCGGCGAGGTCATCGGCGAGCTGGTCACCCGGGCCATCCAGTACAAGGCGAGCGTGGTGTCGAGCGACCTGCGTGAGGCCGGGCAGCGGGAGTTCCTCAACTACGGCCACACGCTGGGCCACGCGATCGAGCGCCGTGAGCGCTACCGCTGGCGTCACGGCGCGGCGGTCAGCGTCGGCCTGGTCTTCGCGGCCGAGCTGGCCCGGCTGGCCGGCCGGCTGGACGACGCGACGGCCGACCGGCACCGCTCGGTGTTGACCTCGCTCGGCCTGCCGGTGAACTACGAGCCGGGGGCGTTGCCGCAGCTCATGGAGGGCATGCGCAACGACAAGAAGACCCGTGCCGGCGTGCTGCGGTTCGTGGTGCTGGACGGCCTGGCCAAGCCGGGCCGGCTGGAAGGCCCCGACCCGAGCCTGATCGCCGCCGCCTACTCGGTCATCGCCGGCGAGGAGCCGTCGAGCGGAAAGGTGTTGCTGTGA